A window of the Vigna angularis cultivar LongXiaoDou No.4 chromosome 3, ASM1680809v1, whole genome shotgun sequence genome harbors these coding sequences:
- the LOC108324689 gene encoding zinc finger CCCH domain-containing protein 3, translated as MPARKYYCDYCDKQFQDTPADRKRHVNGIQHLQAKARWYDSFNQHHQQIPNPPLCFHFLNTGFCRYGHSCKYLHPTPNNTTQHAPIPLPGNVVGVSLGNLPPSLQPPPEAGYPHLPFVDWG; from the exons ATGCCAGCAAGGAAATATTACTGCGACTACTGTGACAAGCAATTCCAAGACACACCAGCTGATCGGAAACGACACGTTAATGGTATTCAACACCTCCAAGCCAAAGCTCGCTGGTACGATTCCTTCAATCAGCACCACCAACAAATCCCTAATCCTCCCCTTTGCTTTCACTTCCTCAACACG ggtttttgCCGTTACGGCCACTCTTGCAAGTACCTTCATCCCACTCCCAACAATACTACACAGCACGCTCCAATTCCCTTACCAG GGAATGTGGTAGGAGTGTCATTGGGAAATTTGCCCCCGTCGTTGCAGCCTCCGCCGGAGGCTGGATATCCCCATCTCCCCTTTGTGGATTGGGGATAG